One region of Polaribacter pectinis genomic DNA includes:
- a CDS encoding phosphotransferase family protein produces MSNQKVREGEALNEVLLKKYLQENNIIESVESELFVEQFTHGFSNLTYLLKIENKEFVLRKPPKGAIKRGHDMSREFKVQSGVNKAFSKVPKMFTFSDDETILGSDFYIMEKIEGIILNYKEAKKRNITPSGYKTIANSWLDTLVELHAVDYKAIGLADLGKPEGYVERQVSNWGKQYLKAKTDEYPEAQMVMNWMQENQPKVYEHCLIHNDFKYDNVVFKDDSWQEVAAVLDWEMATLGDPLMDLGTSLGYWTVATDHDFVKQGIPSPTIFKGNPIRSEIAEMYAEKSGRTIDNLVFYYAFGLFKIAVIAQQIYYRYSKGWTTDSRFANLNKAAELCCKLALKAIKTKSID; encoded by the coding sequence ATGAGCAATCAAAAAGTAAGAGAAGGAGAAGCGTTAAATGAAGTTTTATTGAAGAAATATCTTCAAGAAAATAACATTATTGAATCTGTTGAAAGTGAATTATTTGTAGAACAATTTACTCATGGATTTTCCAACTTAACTTATCTTTTAAAAATAGAAAACAAAGAATTCGTTTTAAGAAAACCACCAAAAGGCGCTATTAAAAGAGGTCATGACATGAGTCGTGAGTTTAAAGTGCAAAGTGGAGTTAATAAAGCGTTTTCTAAAGTACCAAAAATGTTTACTTTTTCTGATGATGAAACTATTCTAGGAAGTGATTTTTATATCATGGAAAAAATAGAAGGAATTATTCTGAATTATAAGGAAGCTAAAAAAAGAAATATTACTCCTTCAGGATATAAAACAATTGCAAATTCTTGGTTAGACACTTTAGTAGAATTACATGCTGTAGATTATAAAGCGATTGGTTTAGCTGATTTAGGAAAACCAGAAGGTTATGTAGAAAGACAGGTTTCTAATTGGGGAAAACAATATTTAAAAGCAAAAACAGACGAATATCCAGAAGCACAAATGGTGATGAATTGGATGCAAGAAAATCAACCAAAAGTTTATGAACACTGTTTAATACACAATGATTTTAAATATGACAATGTTGTTTTTAAAGATGATTCTTGGCAAGAAGTTGCTGCAGTTTTAGATTGGGAAATGGCAACTTTGGGAGATCCTTTAATGGATTTAGGAACGTCTTTAGGTTATTGGACAGTTGCAACAGATCACGATTTTGTAAAACAAGGAATTCCGTCTCCAACCATTTTTAAAGGAAACCCAATTAGAAGTGAAATAGCAGAAATGTATGCAGAAAAGTCTGGAAGAACAATAGATAATTTAGTTTTCTATTATGCTTTTGGCTTGTTTAAAATAGCAGTAATTGCGCAACAAATTTATTATCGATATTCTAAAGGTTGGACTACAGATTCTCGTTTTGCTAATTTAAATAAAGCTGCAGAATTGTGTTGTAAACTGGCTTTAAAAGCGATAAAAACTAAATCCATAGATTAA
- a CDS encoding SDR family NAD(P)-dependent oxidoreductase — MQVENKIVIVTGAGSGIGKASAIHFAKNGATVVVSDINLENAQNVVEEIKNNGGKASVNKCNVAKFDEVENLVNETVKAFGRLDVMVNNAGIGPNLLNTHKSKLQDWDAVIAVNQTGVYYGMKLALTQFVKQGGGNIVNIASLAGLKASPNNISYSASKFAVVGMTKSAAMEYATKNIRVNAVCPGYTESALLDQLLGAKPEMDAILKSVIPMKRYGKTEEIAEAVVWLASDNTKFITGQTITLDGGTSL; from the coding sequence ATGCAAGTAGAAAATAAAATAGTAATTGTAACAGGTGCTGGTTCTGGAATAGGAAAAGCATCTGCAATTCATTTTGCGAAAAACGGTGCAACTGTTGTTGTTTCTGACATCAATTTAGAAAATGCCCAAAATGTAGTAGAAGAAATTAAAAATAATGGTGGAAAAGCATCTGTAAATAAATGCAACGTTGCAAAGTTTGATGAAGTAGAAAATTTGGTAAACGAGACTGTTAAAGCCTTTGGCAGATTAGATGTTATGGTAAATAATGCAGGTATTGGTCCAAATTTACTAAACACACACAAATCTAAATTACAAGATTGGGATGCAGTTATTGCAGTAAATCAAACAGGCGTTTATTACGGAATGAAATTGGCTTTAACGCAATTTGTAAAACAAGGTGGTGGAAATATTGTAAATATTGCTTCTTTGGCAGGTTTAAAAGCTTCGCCAAATAATATTAGTTATAGCGCAAGTAAATTTGCTGTGGTTGGTATGACAAAGTCTGCTGCTATGGAATATGCAACTAAAAATATTCGTGTAAATGCAGTTTGCCCAGGTTACACAGAATCTGCTTTGTTAGATCAATTATTAGGAGCTAAACCAGAAATGGACGCTATTTTGAAAAGTGTAATTCCTATGAAACGTTATGGGAAAACAGAAGAAATTGCAGAAGCTGTAGTTTGGTTAGCATCAGATAACACCAAATTTATTACAGGACAAACAATTACTTTAGATGGTGGAACATCGCTTTAG